Proteins encoded by one window of Falsibacillus albus:
- a CDS encoding leucine-rich repeat domain-containing protein, which translates to MKKFRGVYLCLLILLIAGCSSQKAEMKVSSSKTEIQFHDRAFESEVRSILGKRNGTLSKEELDGVKEFNGNGKILSYQDLTYLKNVKKLVLPSGAKNIEAVEGLNHLEELHMSPDHDQLDLIKSILRKKDTLRSLWLVNSNLGKYDFLNGLENLEEVHISGDISLTQVPEWPKLKKLKVLHLDSDGIRNIQHVALYPALSNLSLAYNHVKDISPLMALGDVEYINLSYNQINDISSLESLNKLRGIDLQHNQVRDLSALEHKDQIEDLQLASNQIIDASPVTTLPAIKRLYIFDNPLSPPSNEMLKKMKQEHTSIFYENEHS; encoded by the coding sequence ATGAAGAAATTTAGAGGCGTCTATCTCTGCCTTTTAATACTGCTAATTGCCGGCTGCAGTTCGCAAAAAGCTGAAATGAAAGTAAGCTCATCAAAAACAGAAATTCAATTTCATGACCGTGCATTTGAAAGTGAAGTAAGGTCGATTTTAGGAAAAAGAAATGGGACGCTGTCAAAAGAAGAATTGGATGGGGTTAAAGAATTCAATGGCAATGGCAAGATCCTGAGCTATCAAGATTTAACGTATCTAAAAAATGTAAAGAAGCTGGTTCTCCCTTCAGGTGCCAAAAACATTGAAGCTGTTGAAGGTTTGAATCATTTAGAAGAGCTGCACATGAGCCCGGACCATGATCAACTGGATTTGATAAAATCGATTTTACGCAAGAAGGACACTTTAAGGAGTCTGTGGTTAGTCAATAGTAATCTTGGAAAATACGATTTTTTGAATGGGTTGGAAAATCTCGAAGAAGTTCACATTAGCGGCGATATCTCCCTAACGCAGGTTCCGGAATGGCCAAAATTGAAAAAATTAAAGGTTCTACATTTAGACAGCGATGGTATCCGTAATATTCAACATGTGGCGCTATACCCCGCGCTATCCAACTTGAGTTTGGCATACAACCATGTCAAAGACATTTCCCCTTTAATGGCACTGGGGGACGTGGAATACATTAATCTAAGCTATAACCAAATCAATGACATTTCTTCGTTGGAAAGTTTGAATAAGTTGAGGGGCATTGATTTACAGCATAATCAAGTACGAGATCTTTCTGCACTTGAACATAAGGATCAAATTGAAGACCTTCAGCTCGCTTCCAATCAAATCATCGACGCAAGTCCCGTAACCACATTACCGGCGATTAAAAGACTGTACATCTTTGACAATCCTTTATCACCTCCATCCAACGAAATGCTTAAAAAAATGAAGCAAGAACATACATCTATTTTTTACGAAAACGAGCACTCGTGA
- a CDS encoding GNAT family N-acetyltransferase, which translates to MSTEIIPSWWETNRLIIEDMKKNEIQTVQQLYEQGSYINKWDGKSVDHEYAHRCFSEGDLPPDGIKEQYKIQVMCLKETDRIVGLLTSYHGYPEPDTFYINYLYIDKELHKQGIGQEVVNRLIGLLKEMNYCEVRANVAIKNWPAIRFWSKLGLNTINGVFGDRQHGDENFADIELIRQL; encoded by the coding sequence GTGTCAACAGAAATCATACCATCATGGTGGGAAACGAATAGGCTCATCATAGAAGACATGAAGAAGAACGAAATTCAAACCGTTCAGCAGTTATATGAACAAGGGAGCTATATAAACAAGTGGGACGGAAAGAGTGTAGATCATGAGTATGCACACCGTTGTTTCAGTGAGGGGGACTTGCCGCCTGATGGAATCAAAGAGCAATATAAAATTCAGGTGATGTGTCTGAAGGAAACTGATCGCATTGTCGGATTGCTCACCAGCTACCACGGTTATCCAGAGCCTGATACTTTTTATATCAATTATTTATACATAGACAAAGAGCTCCACAAGCAGGGAATTGGACAGGAAGTTGTCAACCGATTGATAGGTTTATTGAAGGAAATGAATTATTGTGAAGTTCGCGCCAATGTAGCGATAAAAAATTGGCCAGCTATCAGGTTTTGGTCAAAACTGGGGCTTAATACGATTAATGGGGTATTTGGGGATCGGCAACATGGAGATGAAAACTTCGCTGATATTGAACTGATAAGACAGTTGTGA
- a CDS encoding YIEGIA domain-containing protein → MTLKEQVLSSPHLILILTAIIGGTAARLLVLREDFRQYPTYPNGYLSHAVIGFVAATLGAVFVPALMTNNLTSVTFLTLALTQFQGVRKLEQTSLQLMEETEYTKRGNAYIDGISKTFEARNYIALLVALIIGVIMEALEGSQEPLRITVGIAGGVVVFYFLKHFSKGKVISSIASVAAGEISIKNNELFVDDIFVSNRIGIKRGQEMLLEEGLAVVVTPHSDHYRIALDNYGQRQAILFEITRSLGIKRYHFTRKDYVDGRIVFVVVPIIQNIKRMITSVENTPLLESTQKKHKFIKEWADDNE, encoded by the coding sequence ATGACCTTGAAGGAGCAAGTATTATCTTCCCCTCACTTAATTCTAATCTTGACCGCAATCATCGGCGGCACCGCAGCGCGATTGTTGGTGCTTCGCGAAGACTTCCGCCAGTATCCAACGTATCCAAATGGATATCTGAGCCATGCCGTGATTGGATTTGTGGCGGCAACGCTCGGGGCGGTGTTTGTCCCTGCATTGATGACGAACAACCTCACCAGCGTGACCTTTTTGACGCTGGCCCTCACCCAGTTTCAAGGAGTGAGGAAGCTGGAGCAGACAAGCCTGCAATTGATGGAGGAAACGGAATATACGAAGCGGGGGAATGCCTATATTGACGGGATTTCCAAAACGTTCGAGGCCAGGAATTATATTGCTCTGTTGGTCGCTTTGATCATCGGAGTCATTATGGAGGCGCTTGAGGGTAGTCAGGAACCGCTTCGAATCACAGTAGGGATTGCTGGTGGTGTGGTTGTCTTTTACTTTTTGAAACACTTTTCAAAGGGAAAGGTGATATCCTCGATCGCGAGTGTGGCGGCTGGTGAAATTTCGATTAAAAACAACGAGCTATTTGTGGATGATATATTTGTTTCGAACCGAATCGGGATTAAACGCGGACAGGAGATGCTGCTGGAAGAAGGGCTTGCCGTCGTGGTCACCCCTCATTCCGACCATTACCGGATTGCGCTTGATAACTATGGCCAGCGCCAGGCGATCTTATTTGAAATCACCCGATCCCTTGGCATTAAGCGATATCACTTCACACGGAAGGATTATGTCGATGGACGGATCGTATTCGTCGTCGTGCCGATCATCCAGAACATCAAGCGGATGATCACCTCTGTGGAGAATACCCCACTGCTAGAAAGTACACAAAAGAAACATAAATTCATCAAAGAGTGGGCGGATGACAATGAATGA
- a CDS encoding WD40/YVTN/BNR-like repeat-containing protein — protein sequence MKKIIFVALITLMAAALLSSCQEKSDDIPKRKTAAASTVKPEESQKNKEEKEDSTILATNSTSVFNHETMKTASDGWASTESKLFSINDNLAVDVTPETKNESGSLLNYYALDENHIWLQDEKTLFHSDNKGEDWKNYSLPGEMPRVEQIQLSFVTPQIGWLLVHRGAAAGHTPFDVYYTNTGGEKWVLDNNTTERTKLSLPDTIDPNSLLFIDEHTGFLTGEGNTDNESVFYRTNDKGKTWAVPRINIPEGQIISVGKPQFINTQTGFVAITSVSGEKTSSILFQSNDKGASWNSLIKLNDEINAVFFLNSKLGFLAFTINGKQTLQKTTDGGRTWSVVNEDMKSPLISFHFVNEQEGFGIMDKDGYHAVTTKNGGHDWEDFKVDPES from the coding sequence ATGAAAAAAATCATTTTCGTTGCATTAATAACCTTAATGGCGGCTGCATTGCTATCAAGCTGCCAAGAGAAATCTGATGACATACCGAAAAGAAAAACAGCTGCCGCAAGCACCGTTAAGCCAGAAGAGTCGCAGAAGAACAAAGAAGAGAAGGAAGACAGTACGATACTTGCTACCAACTCAACGAGCGTTTTTAATCATGAAACGATGAAAACAGCAAGCGATGGATGGGCGAGTACGGAGAGTAAACTTTTTTCGATCAACGATAACTTAGCTGTAGATGTTACACCGGAAACCAAAAATGAATCCGGGTCTCTCCTTAACTATTATGCTCTCGATGAAAACCACATTTGGCTGCAGGATGAAAAAACATTATTTCATTCTGACAACAAAGGGGAAGATTGGAAAAATTATAGCCTCCCGGGAGAAATGCCGAGGGTTGAACAGATCCAGCTTTCATTCGTCACCCCGCAAATCGGCTGGCTGCTTGTACATAGAGGAGCCGCTGCCGGACATACTCCCTTCGATGTTTATTATACAAATACAGGGGGAGAGAAATGGGTGCTAGACAACAACACAACCGAGCGGACTAAATTATCGCTGCCTGACACCATTGATCCGAATTCCCTGCTTTTTATCGATGAACATACTGGATTTCTTACTGGGGAAGGGAACACAGATAATGAATCGGTTTTTTATAGAACCAATGACAAAGGGAAAACATGGGCTGTGCCTAGAATCAACATTCCAGAAGGTCAAATCATCTCTGTTGGCAAACCTCAATTCATCAATACTCAAACTGGATTTGTCGCCATTACAAGCGTTTCAGGTGAAAAAACATCCTCGATTCTCTTTCAATCCAACGATAAAGGAGCAAGTTGGAACAGCCTGATAAAATTAAACGATGAAATTAATGCGGTGTTCTTTTTAAATTCAAAACTAGGATTTCTTGCCTTCACTATAAATGGAAAGCAAACCCTTCAAAAAACAACTGATGGCGGCCGAACGTGGAGTGTTGTGAACGAAGACATGAAGAGTCCGCTCATTTCTTTTCATTTTGTCAATGAACAAGAAGGATTCGGAATCATGGATAAGGATGGGTACCATGCTGTAACTACAAAAAACGGCGGACACGATTGGGAAGATTTTAAGGTGGATCCGGAAAGTTGA
- a CDS encoding GNAT family N-acetyltransferase: MENCIIRTGKIEDSDALLELQRSVVSEEKYLIALREEFNKTPAEQREWVQNIMENKNETFFVAEIDGEVVGWIVFTATQNRKRLAHTGTFGMMIGEKYRGRGIGKLLLSALMDWAEKNPVIEKVSLGVFSTNERAIALYKKMGFIEEGRKIKEFKFDDDVYVDDILMYKLV; the protein is encoded by the coding sequence TTGGAAAATTGTATAATCCGGACTGGAAAAATAGAAGATTCAGATGCCCTTTTAGAGCTGCAGCGATCTGTAGTTTCAGAAGAAAAATATTTAATTGCGCTTCGGGAAGAATTCAATAAAACACCTGCAGAGCAAAGGGAATGGGTACAAAATATAATGGAGAACAAAAATGAAACATTCTTTGTCGCGGAAATAGACGGAGAAGTAGTGGGCTGGATTGTATTTACAGCAACCCAAAATCGAAAACGACTCGCTCATACGGGCACCTTTGGAATGATGATCGGTGAAAAATATCGCGGGCGTGGAATCGGAAAATTGCTGTTAAGTGCGTTAATGGACTGGGCAGAAAAGAATCCTGTCATTGAGAAAGTAAGCTTGGGTGTGTTCTCAACCAACGAGCGGGCAATCGCACTCTACAAAAAGATGGGATTCATCGAAGAAGGGCGTAAGATAAAGGAATTCAAATTCGATGATGATGTGTATGTGGATGATATTTTGATGTACAAATTGGTATAG
- a CDS encoding iron chaperone, with amino-acid sequence MQYEAKNPQEYLEQLEDDWRKEKLMTIRQYILDHAPDLEEGIEYKMLSYSKDSSSFFHLNAQKGYVSLYVGSIDKIVDAEELLEGFNRGKGCIRVKKSVILKETGLETFVKRAIEAKLAGKDISC; translated from the coding sequence ATGCAATACGAAGCGAAAAATCCGCAGGAATATCTTGAGCAGCTTGAAGATGACTGGCGCAAAGAAAAGCTGATGACCATCAGGCAATATATATTAGATCATGCACCAGACCTTGAGGAAGGCATTGAATATAAAATGCTTTCTTACAGCAAGGATTCCTCTTCGTTCTTTCATTTAAATGCGCAGAAAGGCTATGTCAGCCTATACGTTGGCTCGATCGATAAAATAGTGGACGCAGAGGAACTCCTGGAGGGATTCAATCGTGGAAAAGGCTGCATCCGCGTGAAAAAGTCGGTGATTCTTAAGGAAACCGGCCTCGAAACATTTGTGAAAAGGGCAATCGAAGCAAAATTGGCTGGCAAGGATATTTCGTGTTAG
- a CDS encoding group-specific protein encodes MKFYVASSFSNIANVRCVSQMLIDNGWIHTYDWTKNERAVTVNDLKQIGEKEKEAISESDLVIVMLPAGKGSHIELGIALGLNKRIILHSPTNEVNDFENTTTFYHLTEVEKFYGTVDELVEFVVGTEQKILN; translated from the coding sequence ATGAAATTTTATGTCGCATCCAGTTTTAGCAATATTGCCAATGTCAGGTGCGTGAGTCAAATGCTGATAGACAATGGCTGGATCCACACTTATGATTGGACAAAGAATGAACGGGCCGTAACGGTGAATGATTTGAAGCAAATCGGTGAAAAAGAAAAAGAGGCAATCAGCGAATCGGATTTGGTCATTGTCATGCTGCCGGCAGGGAAAGGCAGTCATATTGAGTTAGGCATTGCGCTTGGCTTGAATAAAAGGATCATTCTTCATTCTCCCACAAATGAAGTGAACGATTTCGAGAATACGACTACCTTTTACCATTTAACAGAAGTTGAGAAGTTCTACGGAACAGTTGATGAGCTGGTTGAGTTTGTGGTTGGAACGGAACAAAAGATACTGAATTAA
- a CDS encoding GNAT family N-acetyltransferase gives MNQREFHVNGMKYTIRHAIKKDAEELSQIRLQIDGETEDLDRERGEANIDTVGFEELIQADMDNEKNLFLVAESGGSLVGFSRCEGSGLKRFAHKVEFGVGVLKDYWGYQIGTNLLKESIDWAQTAGLKKMTLNVLETNEKAIHLYEKLGFTVEGVLKKDKRLSDGRYYNTVIMGRWSG, from the coding sequence ATGAATCAACGGGAGTTTCACGTCAACGGTATGAAATATACGATCAGACATGCCATCAAGAAAGATGCAGAGGAACTGTCTCAAATCAGGCTGCAGATCGATGGCGAAACGGAAGACCTTGATCGGGAAAGAGGGGAAGCCAACATCGATACAGTCGGATTTGAAGAACTAATTCAAGCGGATATGGATAATGAGAAAAACCTTTTTCTTGTCGCCGAATCGGGAGGCAGTCTTGTCGGTTTTTCACGCTGTGAAGGAAGTGGCTTGAAGCGATTTGCTCACAAAGTGGAATTTGGCGTCGGGGTACTGAAGGACTATTGGGGCTATCAGATCGGAACAAATCTATTAAAGGAATCCATTGACTGGGCGCAAACCGCAGGGCTGAAAAAAATGACCTTGAATGTTCTGGAAACCAATGAGAAAGCCATCCATCTTTATGAAAAACTGGGCTTTACCGTCGAAGGAGTTTTAAAAAAAGACAAACGCCTGTCTGATGGCCGATATTACAATACGGTGATCATGGGCCGATGGAGTGGCTGA
- a CDS encoding MEDS domain-containing protein, whose protein sequence is MKNNMTKLFNEHRSVHVLYAYQDIDDYIKQVVNFIYEGIRAGDYVIVIENDHVYPMIEKELSKRILRKQMAYVHRINNFDFYYSSGSYHPPAIYEYFKKTVQPYIENKISFRSWAHVEWATMDGPLNIIEDFEKIVDNAVNELSFPLICAYQKEQMPESLKKTLLETHPYILIEDDIATSKDYKPINR, encoded by the coding sequence ATGAAAAATAATATGACCAAGTTGTTTAATGAACATAGGAGTGTTCACGTCCTGTATGCTTATCAGGATATCGATGATTATATTAAACAGGTTGTAAATTTTATTTATGAAGGCATCAGGGCTGGAGATTACGTGATCGTGATTGAAAACGATCATGTTTATCCGATGATTGAAAAAGAACTAAGTAAGCGGATTTTGAGAAAGCAAATGGCATATGTTCATCGCATCAATAACTTTGACTTCTATTATTCAAGCGGCAGTTATCATCCTCCTGCGATCTATGAATACTTCAAAAAAACAGTACAGCCTTACATAGAAAATAAAATCTCATTTCGTTCCTGGGCACATGTGGAATGGGCCACGATGGATGGGCCGCTGAATATCATTGAGGATTTTGAGAAAATAGTGGACAATGCTGTAAATGAGCTGTCTTTTCCGTTAATTTGTGCGTACCAAAAAGAACAAATGCCTGAATCTCTCAAAAAGACATTATTGGAAACGCATCCTTATATACTTATAGAAGATGATATCGCTACATCAAAAGATTATAAACCGATTAATAGATAA
- a CDS encoding alpha/beta fold hydrolase, with protein MERWQRKMVHTDRGDFEVFMKGQGEPICIAHHYSEFNETGDYFAETFTGTHQVYLVNLREAGNSAKAIEPFQLSMLETIFDLEAIREEFGFQKWGFAGHSTGGMLGVIYGIYFSEKLTYTIIVGAAAREYMTFSPECIYNKKHPQFMIMQEFNETLKSPELPPLERKRMAAERIKLSLHKPERYDELFSLNINKRISAPRMNFFSRELQIFDVTRKLSLISTPTLILCGRHDVQCPVEYSIEMNELIPGSTLKIFDDSNHYPFLEERGLFNKVMDEFLQEKIHKIAQH; from the coding sequence GTGGAACGCTGGCAAAGAAAGATGGTACATACTGACCGCGGGGATTTTGAGGTTTTTATGAAAGGCCAAGGGGAGCCAATATGTATTGCACATCACTACTCAGAATTTAATGAAACAGGCGACTACTTTGCGGAAACCTTTACTGGGACACATCAAGTATACCTCGTGAATTTAAGAGAGGCGGGGAATTCGGCAAAAGCTATAGAACCTTTTCAGTTAAGCATGCTGGAAACGATTTTTGATTTAGAGGCGATCCGGGAAGAGTTCGGATTTCAAAAGTGGGGATTTGCAGGTCATTCAACCGGCGGGATGCTTGGGGTTATTTACGGCATCTACTTCTCTGAAAAACTCACATACACTATCATCGTCGGCGCCGCTGCAAGGGAGTATATGACCTTTTCCCCTGAATGCATCTACAATAAAAAACACCCTCAATTCATGATCATGCAAGAATTCAATGAAACGCTTAAGAGTCCAGAATTGCCACCCCTTGAACGAAAAAGAATGGCTGCCGAAAGAATTAAACTTTCACTGCATAAGCCTGAAAGGTATGACGAATTATTTTCTTTAAATATCAATAAAAGAATCTCTGCCCCGAGAATGAATTTCTTCAGTCGTGAATTGCAAATTTTTGATGTAACCAGGAAACTCAGCTTGATCTCAACGCCAACTTTGATCCTTTGCGGAAGGCATGATGTACAATGTCCAGTTGAATATTCAATAGAGATGAATGAATTAATCCCCGGCTCTACATTGAAAATCTTTGATGACAGCAATCATTATCCATTCTTAGAGGAAAGAGGATTATTTAATAAAGTGATGGATGAGTTTTTACAAGAAAAAATTCATAAAATAGCCCAGCACTAA
- a CDS encoding class I SAM-dependent methyltransferase, translated as MIESIYDQMNEWGKDDDFFVELVNKIKPESIADLGCGTGRLTLHLAGLGFEILGIDPDEKAIETAIKKDRKHMVQWEIGTSEDLTETTFDLVMMTSNVAQVFLKEACWNQVLSDIYHSLNGGGYLLFDARNPLQKPWENWTKYKTKKRIIDLSGKPMMVWYEFLEINSSLVAYQTVYQADNSIIDREENTLAFRTKEQIESALKIAGFTDINVYGDWEFKQAAEHANSFIFAAKK; from the coding sequence TTGATAGAGTCCATTTATGATCAAATGAATGAATGGGGAAAAGATGATGATTTTTTTGTTGAATTGGTCAACAAAATAAAGCCTGAATCGATCGCTGACCTAGGATGCGGGACAGGAAGGCTCACTTTGCACTTAGCCGGCCTTGGGTTTGAAATATTGGGGATTGACCCGGATGAGAAAGCCATCGAAACTGCGATTAAAAAGGATCGAAAGCATATGGTCCAATGGGAAATTGGCACTTCTGAAGATTTAACCGAAACCACCTTTGATTTAGTGATGATGACATCGAATGTAGCGCAGGTGTTTTTAAAAGAAGCATGCTGGAATCAAGTATTATCAGATATTTATCATTCATTAAATGGTGGGGGATATCTACTATTCGATGCACGCAATCCCCTTCAGAAACCGTGGGAGAATTGGACAAAATATAAAACCAAAAAACGGATTATCGACCTGAGTGGAAAGCCAATGATGGTGTGGTATGAGTTCCTGGAGATAAACAGCTCTCTCGTTGCCTATCAAACTGTTTATCAAGCCGATAATTCTATCATTGATAGAGAAGAAAATACATTAGCATTTAGGACAAAGGAACAAATCGAATCCGCATTAAAGATTGCCGGTTTTACAGATATCAACGTATATGGTGATTGGGAGTTCAAACAAGCTGCTGAACATGCAAACTCCTTTATCTTTGCCGCGAAAAAATAG
- a CDS encoding kinase, producing MQKIHNELNHIITTIQPEERFILAIDGLSRAGKTTLVTQLSRLLQKEEIGFQVFHIDDHIVDRNKRYGTGFEEWYEYYQLQWDVGWLKSEFFNQLKSAPELTLPFYNTDTHSQVFRSVALPESGLILVEGIFLQRTEWRGMFDKVIFLDCPREKRFDRETEETKQNIIKFENRYWKAEEYYVKTINPAGKADLVVGT from the coding sequence ATGCAGAAAATCCATAATGAACTGAATCATATCATCACAACCATCCAACCTGAGGAGCGATTCATCCTCGCCATTGACGGCTTGAGCCGTGCCGGGAAGACGACTCTTGTTACACAGTTAAGCAGACTTTTACAAAAAGAAGAGATTGGATTTCAGGTCTTTCATATCGACGACCACATTGTGGACCGAAATAAGAGGTATGGAACAGGATTCGAGGAATGGTACGAATATTATCAATTGCAGTGGGATGTCGGGTGGCTGAAGAGTGAATTTTTCAATCAGCTTAAGTCAGCTCCTGAATTAACACTGCCATTCTACAATACTGATACCCATTCCCAGGTATTCCGGTCAGTTGCATTGCCTGAATCCGGGTTGATCCTCGTAGAAGGCATCTTCCTTCAACGAACGGAATGGCGAGGTATGTTTGATAAGGTGATATTTTTAGATTGTCCTAGGGAAAAAAGGTTCGACCGTGAGACAGAAGAAACGAAACAGAACATCATAAAGTTTGAAAATCGCTACTGGAAGGCAGAGGAGTATTATGTGAAAACGATAAATCCTGCAGGAAAAGCGGACTTGGTGGTAGGGACTTAA
- a CDS encoding capping complex subunit for YIEGIA gives MNDMKIYAFIGLPHHTEDVIYPGDSVLLRAKDEEQQQALMREVALAIRGDVINLSNGLIMIVTNSR, from the coding sequence ATGAATGATATGAAAATCTATGCTTTTATCGGACTGCCTCATCATACGGAAGACGTCATCTATCCAGGGGATTCCGTTCTCCTCCGGGCAAAAGACGAAGAGCAGCAGCAGGCGCTGATGCGCGAAGTGGCGCTTGCCATACGAGGGGATGTCATCAATCTGAGCAACGGGTTGATCATGATTGTGACAAATAGCCGGTGA
- a CDS encoding sigma-70 family RNA polymerase sigma factor has protein sequence MSLVDKETSESDSLPNTKEALVEALIHQYQTHVLWFIYTYVKNKQTAEDLTQETFISCYRNIGNFGGDSSKLKSWLLRIAANKSKDYLRKNKLKNLLSLHSVEEIYSNERTTEELFFDDIRNNQIVEHVLKLPTKYREVIFLFHVKEFSLQEIREILNQNLNTIKTRLTRGRKILKHKLKEEGIMDV, from the coding sequence ATGAGTTTAGTGGACAAGGAAACTTCGGAGAGTGATTCACTGCCCAATACTAAAGAGGCCCTGGTTGAAGCATTAATCCATCAATATCAAACCCATGTTTTATGGTTTATTTATACATATGTAAAGAACAAACAAACTGCTGAAGATTTGACTCAGGAAACGTTCATTTCTTGTTATAGAAACATAGGTAATTTCGGTGGGGATTCCTCAAAACTTAAGAGTTGGCTGCTTCGCATTGCCGCTAATAAAAGCAAAGACTATCTTAGGAAGAACAAGTTAAAGAATTTGTTATCGCTCCATTCGGTGGAAGAAATTTATTCAAATGAACGGACAACAGAGGAATTATTTTTTGATGATATAAGAAATAACCAAATTGTTGAACATGTACTTAAACTACCGACTAAGTACAGGGAGGTTATTTTCTTATTCCATGTCAAAGAATTCTCTCTACAGGAAATCCGCGAAATCTTGAATCAAAATCTCAACACTATAAAAACAAGACTCACAAGAGGGAGAAAAATCTTGAAACACAAACTAAAAGAGGAGGGCATCATGGATGTGTGA
- a CDS encoding alpha/beta fold hydrolase, translated as MERYIIHDGGMDIRITEWGSKNHPVIFCLHGLGSTSLSFIEVAEKVKNQFRVISIDAPGHGKSSPFDDPRKYEMPAMAAWLNQIINILEIDRFYFLSHSWGSFVALFYLLHNPAKVKGSILIDGGYQTKRLKEESLEDEVAFYLEDYEDFVDTWEEFLELDVYGDLRRSALLDVAAKDLALEKGGKFYWHTRGKTAGHIVRAMHKHETMDIYEKLPSNLVLLRATMPIERQEYRDLTSTIFEEKTGAEVKLISNATHMLHWDFPEIVAEEIREKWTNQTRKN; from the coding sequence TTGGAACGTTATATTATTCATGACGGTGGAATGGACATACGTATAACAGAATGGGGAAGTAAAAATCATCCGGTCATTTTTTGTTTGCATGGATTGGGTAGCACCAGTCTTAGTTTTATTGAGGTTGCAGAAAAAGTGAAGAATCAGTTTCGAGTCATTTCGATCGATGCTCCTGGTCATGGGAAATCGTCTCCATTTGATGATCCTCGAAAATACGAAATGCCTGCTATGGCAGCATGGCTGAATCAAATAATAAATATCCTTGAAATAGATCGATTTTATTTTTTATCCCATTCATGGGGAAGTTTTGTTGCATTGTTTTATCTGCTTCACAATCCAGCGAAAGTAAAGGGATCTATCTTGATTGATGGCGGGTATCAGACGAAACGGCTGAAGGAAGAATCGTTAGAAGATGAAGTCGCTTTTTACTTAGAAGATTATGAAGACTTTGTCGATACATGGGAAGAATTTTTGGAGTTAGATGTATACGGAGATTTGAGAAGATCAGCGCTGTTGGATGTTGCGGCAAAAGATCTTGCATTAGAAAAAGGCGGGAAATTTTATTGGCATACAAGAGGCAAAACGGCAGGCCATATTGTCAGAGCCATGCATAAACACGAAACCATGGATATCTATGAGAAACTACCGAGTAATCTCGTCTTGCTCAGAGCTACGATGCCTATAGAGAGGCAGGAATATCGGGATTTAACTTCGACTATATTTGAAGAAAAAACAGGAGCAGAGGTAAAGTTAATCTCCAATGCAACTCACATGCTGCATTGGGATTTTCCTGAAATCGTGGCGGAGGAAATACGGGAGAAATGGACGAATCAAACAAGAAAGAATTAA